In one Mycobacterium heckeshornense genomic region, the following are encoded:
- the mmaA2 gene encoding cyclopropane mycolic acid synthase MmaA2, with the protein MAEKLTPHFEDVQAHYDLSDDFFALFLDPTRTYSCAYFERDDMTLEQAQIAKIDLALGKLGLRPGMTLLDVGCGWGATMRRAIEKYDVNVVGLTLSKNQAAYVQKMFDDMDTPRSRRVLLQGWEQFDEPVDRIVSIGAFEHFGHDRYDDFFTMAHDVLPDDGVMLLHTITGLTGPQCIERGIPLTFEMARFIKFIVTEIFPGGRLPSIEMVEEHSARAGFTLTRRQSLQPHYVKTLEHWAAALQSHKSEAIAIQSEEVYERYMKYLTGCAKGFRTGYIDVNQFTLEK; encoded by the coding sequence ATGGCAGAAAAGCTGACGCCGCACTTCGAGGACGTGCAGGCGCACTACGACTTGTCCGACGACTTTTTCGCCCTCTTTCTCGACCCGACCCGCACCTACAGCTGTGCGTATTTCGAGCGTGACGACATGACGCTCGAGCAAGCGCAGATCGCCAAGATTGATCTGGCGCTGGGCAAGCTGGGTCTGCGCCCGGGTATGACGCTGCTGGACGTCGGCTGCGGCTGGGGCGCCACCATGCGCCGGGCGATCGAGAAGTATGACGTCAACGTCGTCGGCTTGACGTTGAGCAAGAACCAGGCCGCCTACGTGCAGAAGATGTTCGACGACATGGATACTCCCCGTTCGCGGCGGGTGCTGCTGCAGGGCTGGGAGCAGTTCGACGAGCCCGTCGACCGGATCGTGTCGATCGGGGCGTTCGAGCATTTCGGCCACGACCGCTACGACGACTTCTTCACGATGGCCCACGACGTGCTGCCCGATGACGGGGTGATGCTGCTGCACACCATCACCGGGCTGACCGGGCCGCAGTGCATCGAGCGTGGCATCCCGCTGACCTTCGAGATGGCCCGCTTCATCAAGTTCATCGTCACCGAGATCTTCCCGGGCGGCCGGCTGCCGTCGATCGAAATGGTCGAGGAGCACTCTGCCAGAGCAGGTTTCACGCTGACCCGCAGGCAGTCGCTGCAGCCGCACTACGTGAAGACCCTCGAACACTGGGCGGCCGCCCTTCAGTCCCACAAAAGCGAGGCCATCGCGATCCAGTCCGAAGAGGTCTACGAACGCTACATGAAGTACCTGACCGGGTGCGCCAAGGGGTTCCGGACCGGCTACATCGACGTCAACCAATTCACGCTGGAAAAGTAG
- a CDS encoding alpha/beta fold hydrolase, giving the protein MADEPLTDAAHVPVRSGTARSGELDIYYEDMGHPDDPAVLLIMGLGAQLLLWRKAFCEKLVAEGLRVIRYDNRDVGLSSKFDRRKVAGSRIVNMIKFWLGLPAESVYTLEDMADDATAVLDHLGIGHAHVVGASMGGMIAQIFAARFPERTRSLAVIFSSNNRRFLPPPAPRALMAVLKAPPPSSPRDVIVDNAVRVARIIGSPAYPAPEERIRAEAIEGYERSFYPWGIPRHFGAVLASGSLVGYDRRITAPTVVLHGLADKLMRPSGGRAVARAITGARLVLFEGMGHELPEQLWDRVISELKANFARAAGVG; this is encoded by the coding sequence ATGGCGGATGAACCGCTGACCGACGCGGCGCACGTTCCGGTGAGGTCGGGCACGGCCCGCTCCGGCGAGCTGGACATCTACTACGAGGACATGGGCCACCCCGACGACCCGGCGGTGCTGCTGATCATGGGGCTGGGCGCGCAGCTGTTGCTGTGGCGCAAGGCGTTCTGCGAAAAGCTGGTCGCCGAGGGGCTGCGGGTTATCCGCTACGACAACCGCGACGTCGGGCTGTCCAGCAAGTTCGATCGGCGCAAAGTCGCTGGATCGCGGATCGTCAACATGATCAAGTTCTGGCTGGGCCTGCCCGCCGAATCGGTGTACACGCTCGAGGACATGGCCGACGATGCCACCGCGGTCCTCGACCACCTCGGCATCGGGCACGCCCACGTCGTCGGCGCGTCGATGGGCGGGATGATCGCGCAGATCTTCGCGGCTCGCTTCCCTGAGCGGACGCGCTCGCTGGCGGTGATCTTCTCCAGCAACAACCGGCGCTTCCTGCCGCCGCCGGCGCCGCGAGCCTTGATGGCGGTGCTCAAAGCGCCACCACCGAGCTCGCCGCGCGACGTGATCGTCGACAACGCGGTGCGGGTCGCCCGCATCATCGGCAGCCCCGCTTACCCCGCTCCGGAGGAACGCATCCGCGCGGAGGCGATCGAGGGCTACGAGCGCAGCTTTTACCCGTGGGGCATACCGCGGCATTTCGGGGCGGTGCTGGCCAGCGGCAGCCTGGTCGGCTACGACCGGCGAATCACCGCGCCGACCGTGGTCCTGCACGGTCTGGCGGACAAACTGATGCGGCCCTCGGGCGGGCGTGCCGTCGCACGGGCCATCACCGGGGCCCGTTTGGTGCTGTTCGAGGGCATGGGACACGAGCTGCCCGAACAGCTGTGGGATCGGGTGATCAGCGAGCTCAAAGCCAATTTCGCCAGGGCCGCCGGGGTCGGTTAG
- a CDS encoding ABC1 kinase family protein, translating to MSSTKHREVAKLDRVPLPVEAARIGATGWQITRTAARVIPKLAGRGGWQQKVIKQMPKTFADLGPTYVKFGQIIASSPGAFGEALSREFRSLLDAVPPAKPAEVHKLFVEDLGAEPAELFAEFDEQPFASASIAQVHYAKLRTGEDVVVKIQRPGIRRRVAADLQILKRFAQLVELAKLGRRLSAQDIVADFADNLAEELDFRLEGQSMEAWVAHLHASPLGRNIRVPTVYWNYTTERVLTMERVEGIRIDDAAALRKAGFDGTELVKALLFSLFEGGLRHGLFHGDLHAGNLYVDEQGRIVFFDFGIMGRIEPRTRWLLRELVYALLVKKDHAAAGKIVVLMGAVGTTKPEKQAAKDLEAFATPLTMKSLGEMSYAAIGRQLSALADAYDVKLPRELVLIGKQFLYVERYMKLLAPKWQMMSDPQLTGYFANFMVEVSREYDPDSAGVAHGG from the coding sequence ATGAGCTCCACCAAACACCGCGAGGTAGCCAAGCTTGATCGGGTGCCCTTGCCGGTCGAGGCGGCCCGCATCGGTGCGACGGGGTGGCAGATCACCCGTACCGCCGCCCGCGTCATCCCCAAACTGGCGGGCCGTGGCGGCTGGCAGCAGAAGGTCATCAAGCAGATGCCCAAGACCTTCGCCGACCTGGGCCCCACCTACGTCAAGTTCGGGCAGATCATCGCGTCGAGCCCGGGCGCGTTCGGGGAGGCGCTTTCCCGCGAATTCCGCAGCCTGCTCGACGCGGTCCCGCCCGCCAAGCCGGCCGAAGTGCACAAGCTCTTCGTCGAGGATCTGGGCGCCGAGCCGGCGGAGCTGTTCGCCGAGTTCGACGAGCAGCCGTTCGCCTCGGCCTCCATCGCCCAGGTGCACTACGCGAAGTTGCGCACCGGCGAAGACGTCGTCGTCAAGATCCAGCGGCCGGGCATCCGCCGCCGGGTGGCCGCCGACCTGCAGATCCTGAAACGCTTCGCGCAGCTCGTCGAGCTGGCCAAGTTGGGCCGTCGGCTCTCCGCACAAGACATCGTCGCCGATTTCGCCGACAACCTGGCCGAAGAGCTCGACTTCCGCCTGGAGGGGCAGTCGATGGAAGCGTGGGTGGCGCACCTGCACGCCTCGCCGCTGGGCCGCAACATCCGGGTGCCGACCGTGTACTGGAACTACACCACCGAACGGGTGCTGACCATGGAGCGGGTGGAGGGCATCCGCATCGATGATGCGGCGGCCCTCCGCAAGGCCGGGTTCGACGGCACGGAGCTGGTCAAGGCGCTGCTGTTCAGCCTGTTCGAGGGCGGGCTGCGGCACGGGCTGTTCCACGGGGACCTGCACGCCGGCAACCTCTACGTCGACGAGCAGGGCCGCATCGTGTTCTTCGACTTCGGGATCATGGGCCGTATCGAGCCGCGCACCCGCTGGCTGCTGCGCGAGCTGGTCTACGCGCTGCTGGTCAAAAAAGACCACGCCGCCGCCGGCAAGATCGTGGTACTGATGGGCGCGGTGGGCACCACCAAACCCGAAAAGCAAGCCGCCAAGGATCTGGAGGCATTTGCCACCCCGTTGACGATGAAGTCGCTGGGCGAGATGTCCTATGCCGCCATCGGCCGGCAGCTTTCGGCGCTGGCCGACGCCTACGACGTCAAGCTCCCCCGCGAACTGGTATTAATCGGAAAGCAATTCCTCTACGTCGAGCGGTACATGAAGCTGCTGGCCCCCAAGTGGCAGATGATGTCGGACCCGCAGCTGACCGGTTACTTCGCCAACTTTATGGTCGAGGTCAGCCGCGAATACGACCCCGACAGTGCCGGTGTCGCGCATGGCGGATGA